A section of the Pedobacter sp. HDW13 genome encodes:
- a CDS encoding class II aldolase/adducin family protein, with translation MSIDTKSYKHVSYLWDEEEAAKLAGDEVALLIYRSNLLGADLRLTNYGGGNTSCKLLEKDPLTGLETEVMWVKGSGGDLGTLKKSGLAALYVDRLRSLKNIYRG, from the coding sequence ATGTCAATCGATACGAAAAGTTATAAGCATGTAAGCTATCTGTGGGATGAAGAGGAAGCCGCAAAACTTGCTGGTGATGAAGTTGCTTTGTTAATCTACCGCTCAAATTTATTGGGAGCTGATTTACGCCTCACCAATTATGGAGGCGGTAACACTTCTTGTAAACTGTTGGAAAAAGATCCTTTAACCGGACTGGAAACAGAAGTAATGTGGGTAAAGGGTTCGGGTGGCGATTTAGGTACCTTAAAGAAAAGTGGTTTGGCCGCTTTATATGTAGACCGTTTGCGCAGCTTGAAAAATATTTACCGTGGGTAG
- a CDS encoding sugar isomerase codes for MNIEQNQIEKHNDSLLTPHQRKLAFLKEDWAHIDLESVIQKLVDFQIAIPSWALGTGGTRFGRFAITGGEPRTIEEKIEDVGLLHALNGASGAISLHIPWDIPQNAGELKKLAAGYGLKFDAMNSNTFQDQAGSAHSYKFGSLQNVNKAIRKQAIEHNIEVIKHGIELGSDALTVWLADGSCFPGQLNFRKAFENTLESLQEIYSALPDDWKMFVEYKAFEPNFYSTTVGDWGQSLLYASKLGKKAYTLVDLGHHLPNANIEQIVALLLMEGKLGGFHFNDSKYGDDDLTAGSIKPYQLFLIFNELVEGMDAKGMNHTKDLGWMIDASHNVKDPLEDLLQSVEAIMIAYAQALLVDRKALNSAQDNNDVAKAQEILQHTFRSDLRAIVAEARLRAGAALSPIGLYRDLAVRNNLVNHRGKTVATGL; via the coding sequence ATGAATATCGAGCAGAACCAAATAGAAAAACACAATGACTCTTTGTTAACTCCACATCAGCGTAAGCTTGCTTTCTTAAAAGAAGATTGGGCACACATTGATCTGGAAAGCGTAATCCAGAAATTGGTCGATTTTCAGATTGCTATTCCAAGCTGGGCATTGGGCACAGGCGGAACCCGTTTTGGCCGTTTTGCCATTACTGGTGGAGAGCCGCGCACCATTGAAGAAAAAATTGAAGATGTAGGTTTGTTACATGCCCTAAATGGTGCAAGCGGAGCTATTTCGCTTCACATTCCGTGGGATATTCCTCAGAATGCCGGAGAATTAAAAAAACTGGCTGCAGGTTACGGCCTTAAGTTCGATGCCATGAATTCCAATACCTTTCAGGATCAGGCTGGTTCGGCGCACAGTTATAAGTTTGGTTCGTTACAAAATGTAAATAAAGCCATTCGCAAACAGGCGATTGAGCATAATATAGAAGTAATTAAACATGGTATTGAGTTAGGATCTGATGCTTTAACCGTTTGGCTTGCCGATGGATCTTGTTTCCCTGGTCAGCTTAATTTCCGTAAGGCTTTCGAAAATACTTTAGAGAGTTTGCAGGAAATTTATTCGGCACTGCCCGATGATTGGAAAATGTTTGTGGAGTACAAAGCGTTTGAGCCTAATTTTTATTCGACCACTGTTGGCGATTGGGGCCAGTCATTGCTGTATGCAAGTAAACTCGGTAAAAAGGCCTATACTTTGGTTGATTTAGGTCACCACCTGCCTAATGCCAATATCGAGCAAATTGTTGCCCTGTTGCTAATGGAAGGAAAATTAGGTGGTTTCCATTTCAACGATTCTAAATATGGCGACGACGATTTAACCGCCGGAAGTATTAAACCTTACCAGTTGTTTCTGATTTTTAATGAGCTGGTTGAAGGAATGGATGCAAAAGGCATGAACCATACTAAAGATCTGGGCTGGATGATCGATGCTTCACACAATGTGAAAGATCCTTTAGAAGACCTGCTTCAATCGGTCGAGGCCATTATGATTGCTTATGCACAGGCACTTTTGGTTGACAGAAAAGCGTTAAACTCTGCTCAGGATAACAACGATGTAGCCAAGGCGCAGGAAATTTTACAACATACTTTCCGTAGTGATTTAAGGGCAATTGTTGCCGAAGCACGCTTAAGGGCAGGTGCGGCATTATCGCCAATTGGTTTATACCGTGATTTAGCTGTGAGAAATAATTTAGTTAATCACCGTGGAAAAACTGTAGCTACAGGTTTGTAA
- a CDS encoding bifunctional rhamnulose-1-phosphate aldolase/short-chain dehydrogenase has product MGKGFGWRFRYLKEKWFGRFICRPFAQLEKYLPWVAYEDEMVELFNHCIFDLSSKAPSIDTPLHGFLPFKHIDHLHPDAAIAIAAAKDGKRITQELFNGTIGWVEWKKPGFELGLQLKQCLDENPGIRGIMLGSHGLFTWGDTAYESYLNTLEVIEICSDYLNQNYGKKGPVFGGQKIESAEADKRKKQAAALAPVLRGLCSSKQHMIGHFTDDSRVLEFINSNDLSRLAPMGTSCPDHFLRTKISPLVLDLASDADLSDVKALKETLEPAFEAYRAMYTDYYETCKHPNSPAIRDTNPVVILYPGIGMFTFSKDKQTARVAAEFYINAINVMKGAEAVSEYTSLPHQEAFNIEYWLLEEAKLQRMPKPKPLTGKIALITGSAGGIGKAIAKKFVAEGGVVILNDMNAERLEEAGNEFAAQFGKDSYSTAILNVTSEEDIKNAFDAAALAFGGVDIIVNNAGLSISKTIADHTEKDWDLLYDVLVKGQFFITQAATNTMQKQNIGGDIINIVSKNALVSGPNNAGYGSAKAAQLHLSRLNAAELGADSIRVNVVNPDAVISDSNIWAGDGQKAERKLMALPWLSCQLIMQNVLC; this is encoded by the coding sequence GTGGGTAAAGGGTTCGGGTGGCGATTTAGGTACCTTAAAGAAAAGTGGTTTGGCCGCTTTATATGTAGACCGTTTGCGCAGCTTGAAAAATATTTACCGTGGGTAGCTTACGAAGATGAAATGGTTGAACTGTTTAACCACTGCATTTTCGATTTAAGTTCAAAAGCACCATCAATCGATACGCCATTACACGGTTTCCTGCCGTTTAAGCATATCGATCACCTTCACCCTGATGCAGCCATTGCAATTGCAGCAGCAAAAGATGGTAAACGCATTACCCAGGAGCTGTTTAACGGTACCATTGGTTGGGTAGAGTGGAAAAAACCAGGTTTTGAGCTTGGCTTACAGTTAAAGCAGTGTTTAGATGAAAATCCGGGTATCCGCGGTATTATGTTGGGTTCGCATGGGTTATTTACCTGGGGCGATACCGCTTACGAAAGTTATCTGAATACTTTAGAAGTAATCGAAATCTGTTCAGATTACCTTAACCAGAACTACGGTAAAAAAGGCCCTGTTTTTGGCGGACAAAAAATAGAAAGTGCCGAAGCAGATAAACGTAAAAAACAAGCAGCTGCCTTAGCGCCGGTTTTACGAGGCTTGTGCTCTTCAAAACAACACATGATTGGTCATTTTACCGATGATTCACGTGTATTGGAGTTCATCAATTCAAACGATCTTAGCCGTTTAGCACCAATGGGAACCAGCTGCCCCGATCACTTTTTACGCACCAAAATCAGTCCGCTGGTTTTAGATTTAGCCAGCGATGCCGATTTATCGGATGTTAAAGCATTGAAAGAGACGCTTGAGCCTGCTTTTGAAGCTTACAGAGCGATGTATACCGATTATTATGAAACCTGTAAACATCCAAACAGTCCGGCCATTCGCGATACCAACCCGGTAGTAATTTTATACCCCGGTATTGGTATGTTTACTTTCTCGAAAGATAAACAAACAGCAAGGGTGGCGGCAGAATTTTACATCAATGCCATTAACGTAATGAAAGGGGCGGAAGCTGTTTCTGAATATACCTCTTTACCACATCAGGAAGCTTTTAACATCGAATACTGGTTGCTGGAAGAAGCAAAATTACAGCGTATGCCTAAACCCAAACCGCTTACCGGTAAAATTGCCCTAATTACAGGCAGTGCTGGCGGAATTGGAAAAGCTATTGCTAAAAAGTTTGTGGCAGAAGGTGGTGTAGTGATTTTGAACGACATGAACGCCGAGCGTTTGGAGGAAGCAGGTAACGAATTTGCTGCCCAATTTGGTAAAGATTCGTACAGCACCGCTATTTTAAATGTAACCAGCGAAGAAGATATTAAAAATGCTTTCGATGCTGCTGCACTGGCTTTTGGTGGGGTAGATATTATTGTAAACAACGCAGGTTTATCTATTTCTAAAACCATTGCCGATCATACCGAAAAAGATTGGGACCTTTTATATGATGTTTTGGTAAAAGGGCAGTTTTTTATTACCCAGGCTGCAACAAATACGATGCAAAAGCAAAATATCGGCGGCGATATCATTAATATTGTAAGTAAGAATGCTTTAGTTAGCGGACCAAATAATGCAGGTTATGGCAGTGCGAAAGCGGCTCAATTACACTTAAGCCGGTTAAATGCTGCTGAGCTGGGCGCCGATAGTATCCGTGTAAATGTGGTTAACCCTGATGCGGTAATCAGCGATAGCAATATCTGGGCTGGGGATGGGCAGAAGGCAGAGCGAAAGCTTATGGCATTACCGTGGCTGAGTTGCCAGCTTATTATGCAAAACGTACTTTGTTAA
- a CDS encoding GntR family transcriptional regulator, protein MKPEDLIPYLNVDEYSSTPKYKQLTNAILAAIESGKLLKNSLLPSINELSFSLEMSRDTAEKGYRNLRKLGVVDSVPGKGYFIINTDFSRKLKICLLFNKLSTHKKIIYDSFTKTIGERAAIDFYIYNNDYALFKKMIVAKRDDYSHFVIIPHFLEGGENAHEIINTIPKEKLVILDKLLPGVTGNYAAAYENFAQDIYAALEQALDRLSNYRTLKIIFPRNSYFPHEILTGFYRFCQQYAFDHKVIHNIRDEEINPGEVYINLMEDDLVMLIERLIAQKLKIGKDVGVISYNETPLKRIILDGITTISTDFSELGAQAAEFVLSGKTERVEVPFYLNLRKSL, encoded by the coding sequence TTGAAACCAGAAGATCTAATACCCTATCTGAATGTTGATGAATACTCGTCGACACCCAAATACAAACAGCTAACCAATGCCATTTTAGCGGCGATAGAAAGTGGTAAGCTGCTTAAAAACAGTTTGCTGCCTTCTATTAATGAGCTGAGTTTTAGTTTGGAAATGTCGCGCGATACTGCAGAAAAGGGCTACCGTAATTTGCGTAAACTGGGGGTGGTAGATTCGGTTCCTGGTAAGGGTTATTTTATCATCAATACCGATTTCTCGCGAAAGCTAAAAATCTGTCTGCTGTTCAATAAGCTCAGTACACATAAAAAGATCATTTACGATTCCTTTACCAAAACCATTGGTGAGCGTGCCGCAATCGATTTTTACATCTACAACAACGATTACGCGTTGTTTAAAAAAATGATCGTAGCCAAGCGCGATGATTATTCTCACTTTGTAATTATTCCACATTTTTTAGAGGGTGGGGAAAATGCACACGAAATTATCAATACTATTCCCAAAGAGAAACTGGTTATCCTCGATAAACTTTTGCCTGGGGTAACCGGCAATTATGCTGCGGCTTACGAAAACTTTGCACAGGATATTTACGCAGCCTTGGAGCAGGCTTTAGACCGCCTTTCGAACTACCGCACCTTAAAAATTATCTTTCCGCGAAACAGCTATTTCCCGCACGAAATATTAACTGGTTTTTACCGTTTCTGTCAGCAGTATGCTTTCGATCATAAAGTCATCCACAATATCAGAGATGAAGAAATTAACCCTGGCGAGGTGTATATCAACCTGATGGAAGATGACCTGGTGATGCTGATTGAGCGTTTGATTGCACAAAAGCTCAAAATTGGTAAAGATGTAGGTGTAATTTCTTACAACGAAACACCTTTAAAAAGAATCATTTTAGATGGAATAACCACCATTTCGACTGATTTTAGCGAGTTAGGCGCCCAGGCGGCAGAGTTTGTATTGAGCGGCAAAACCGAGCGGGTAGAGGTTCCTTTTTATTTAAATTTGAGGAAATCGCTGTAA
- a CDS encoding FGGY-family carbohydrate kinase, giving the protein MPKPVIAIFDVGKTNKKLFLIDENYQIVYERSARFVETVDEDGEVCENLESLRSSVYDSLHQVLQLKEFDVKAINFSTYGASFVYLDENGEPLTPLYNYLKAYPEALKKSFYATYGGEDKISLETASPVLGSLNSGMQLYRLKHEKPEIFDKVKWALHLPQYLSYLITGKAVADITSIGCHTQLWDFNKNQYHNWVSTEKIDDKFGAFTPADSSLKTDFEGNSIKVGVGLHDSSAALIPYLANFNTPFVLISTGTWCISLNPFNQDPLTAEELKQDCLCYMHFKGKAVKASRIFAGYEHEVQLKRIAEHFDRAAYLFKHLKFNPAMILKLANKIPENKDAQTGFFANSAFPDRDLNLFQTAEEAYHQLIFDLVKQQLYSLKLILNSGVKRIFVDGGFGKNAIYMHLLATAIPDIEVYASSVSQATAIGTALAINDAWNENPAPTDMIQLKYYSAIQRTLDF; this is encoded by the coding sequence ATGCCAAAACCTGTTATTGCCATATTTGATGTTGGGAAAACGAATAAAAAACTGTTTCTGATTGATGAAAATTATCAGATCGTTTACGAACGTTCGGCCCGTTTTGTTGAAACCGTTGATGAAGATGGCGAAGTCTGCGAAAACCTGGAAAGCCTGCGTTCATCTGTTTACGATTCCCTCCATCAGGTTTTGCAGTTAAAAGAGTTTGATGTTAAGGCCATTAATTTTTCTACCTACGGTGCAAGTTTTGTGTACCTAGATGAAAATGGTGAGCCTTTAACACCACTGTACAATTATTTAAAAGCATACCCCGAAGCACTTAAAAAGAGCTTTTATGCCACTTATGGAGGTGAGGATAAGATTTCGTTAGAAACCGCCTCACCGGTTTTGGGTAGCTTAAACTCGGGCATGCAGCTGTACCGCCTGAAGCATGAAAAGCCAGAAATATTTGACAAAGTGAAATGGGCGCTACACCTGCCTCAATACCTCAGTTATTTAATTACAGGTAAAGCCGTGGCCGATATTACCAGCATTGGCTGTCATACCCAGCTGTGGGATTTTAATAAAAACCAGTACCACAATTGGGTATCAACTGAGAAAATAGACGATAAGTTCGGGGCTTTTACACCGGCCGATTCGAGCCTGAAAACCGATTTTGAAGGCAACAGCATCAAAGTTGGTGTAGGCCTGCATGATAGTTCTGCCGCACTGATTCCTTATCTGGCTAATTTCAATACCCCTTTTGTACTCATTTCTACCGGCACCTGGTGTATCAGTTTAAACCCTTTTAACCAGGATCCGTTAACTGCCGAAGAACTGAAGCAGGATTGCCTCTGTTACATGCACTTTAAAGGTAAGGCCGTTAAAGCTTCGCGCATTTTTGCAGGATACGAGCATGAGGTACAGCTTAAGCGCATCGCCGAACATTTCGACAGGGCTGCTTACCTGTTTAAGCACCTGAAGTTTAATCCGGCTATGATTTTAAAACTGGCCAATAAAATCCCCGAGAATAAGGACGCACAGACAGGCTTTTTCGCAAACTCGGCATTTCCTGATCGCGATCTGAATCTTTTCCAAACGGCAGAAGAAGCTTATCATCAGCTTATTTTTGATTTGGTGAAACAGCAGTTGTACTCGTTAAAATTGATTCTCAATTCGGGTGTGAAACGGATTTTTGTGGATGGGGGCTTTGGTAAAAATGCCATTTATATGCATTTGCTGGCTACCGCTATTCCAGATATTGAAGTGTATGCCTCTTCCGTTTCGCAGGCTACGGCTATAGGTACTGCTTTGGCCATTAACGATGCCTGGAATGAAAATCCGGCACCAACGGATATGATTCAGTTAAAATACTATTCGGCCATACAACGTACATTAGATTTTTAG